A genomic region of Kribbella sp. NBC_00382 contains the following coding sequences:
- the bcp gene encoding thioredoxin-dependent thiol peroxidase, translated as MSERLSVGDAAPDFTLPDADGNDVSLASLRGKSVIVYFYPAAMTPGCTKQACDFRDSLDSLQAHGYAVLGISPDKPAKLAKFRERDGVTFPLLSDPDKEVLQAYGAFGEKTMYGKKVTGVIRSTFVVDADGKIAVAQYNVKATGHVAKLRRDLGLD; from the coding sequence ATGTCCGAACGTCTGTCCGTCGGCGACGCGGCACCCGACTTCACCCTTCCCGACGCGGACGGCAACGACGTCTCGCTGGCCTCGCTGCGCGGCAAGAGCGTGATCGTGTACTTCTACCCGGCCGCGATGACGCCGGGCTGCACCAAGCAGGCCTGCGACTTCCGCGACTCGCTCGACTCGCTGCAGGCCCACGGGTACGCCGTGCTCGGCATCTCGCCGGACAAGCCGGCCAAGCTGGCGAAGTTCCGCGAGCGCGACGGCGTGACCTTCCCGCTGCTCAGCGACCCGGACAAAGAGGTGCTGCAGGCGTACGGCGCGTTCGGTGAGAAGACGATGTACGGCAAGAAGGTGACCGGGGTGATCCGGTCGACGTTCGTCGTCGACGCGGACGGCAAGATCGCGGTCGCGCAGTACAACGTGAAGGCCACCGGGCACGTTGCGAAGTTGCGCCGCGATCTCGGCCTCGACTGA
- a CDS encoding circularly permuted type 2 ATP-grasp protein produces the protein MSRASIRPAGPQLFDGYLDPGRPHADAYDEMFDLAEEVRPAYRRLHESLTPLQPADLTARSEALDRALVDQGITFSLSGEERPFPLDLVPRVITASEWARLERGIVQRVRALEAFLADIYGDQQIVADGVLPRRLITSCEHFHRQAAGIAPPNGVRIHVAGIDVVRDEQGDFRVLEDNLRSPSGVSYVMENRRTMARVFPDLFAKHRVRAVGDYAVHLLRSLRAAAPSGTTDPNVVVLTPGVYNSAYFEHSLLARQMGVELVEGRDLFARNNVIYLRTTEGEQRVDVIYRRIDDEFLDPVHFVPDSVLGVAGLVNAARAGNVVVANAIGNGVGDDKLVYTYLPEILKYYLGETPLLPNVDTFRCWLPAEHDEVLDRLDELVTKPVEGSGGYGIVFGPDASAKELAAQRRRIRSNPRGWIAQPVVQLSTVPTKVGERLQPRHVDLRPFAVNDGESVFVLPGGLTRVAIPEGSLIVNSSQGGGSKDTWVLAARASDENAELRGRGLAAAGLRSEEASTPEQGPELNVAQQQQQ, from the coding sequence ATGAGCCGCGCATCGATCCGCCCCGCTGGCCCACAGTTGTTCGACGGCTACCTCGATCCGGGGCGGCCGCATGCCGACGCGTACGACGAGATGTTCGACCTCGCCGAGGAGGTGCGGCCCGCGTACCGGCGGTTGCACGAGTCGCTGACGCCGCTGCAGCCCGCCGACCTGACGGCCAGGTCCGAGGCGCTCGACCGGGCGCTGGTCGACCAGGGCATCACGTTCTCGCTGTCGGGCGAGGAGCGGCCGTTCCCGCTCGACCTGGTCCCGCGCGTCATCACCGCCTCCGAGTGGGCCCGGCTGGAGCGCGGCATCGTCCAGCGGGTCCGGGCGCTGGAGGCCTTCCTGGCGGACATCTACGGCGACCAGCAGATCGTGGCGGACGGCGTACTGCCCCGCAGGCTGATCACCTCCTGCGAGCACTTCCACCGCCAGGCGGCCGGTATCGCCCCGCCGAACGGTGTCCGGATCCATGTGGCCGGCATCGACGTAGTACGGGACGAGCAGGGCGACTTCCGGGTGCTGGAGGACAACCTGCGCAGCCCGTCCGGGGTGTCCTACGTGATGGAGAACCGCCGGACCATGGCCCGGGTGTTCCCCGACCTCTTCGCCAAGCACCGGGTGCGCGCAGTCGGCGACTACGCCGTCCACCTCCTCCGTTCCCTGCGTGCAGCGGCACCATCCGGTACTACGGACCCGAACGTGGTCGTCTTGACCCCTGGTGTCTACAACTCGGCGTACTTCGAGCACTCGCTGCTGGCCCGGCAGATGGGTGTCGAGCTGGTCGAGGGGCGGGACCTGTTCGCCCGCAACAACGTCATCTACCTGCGGACCACCGAGGGCGAGCAGCGGGTGGACGTGATCTACCGGCGCATCGACGACGAGTTCCTGGACCCAGTGCATTTCGTACCGGACTCAGTGCTCGGCGTCGCGGGCCTGGTGAACGCAGCGCGGGCCGGCAACGTAGTGGTCGCCAATGCCATCGGGAACGGGGTCGGCGACGACAAGCTGGTCTACACCTATCTGCCGGAGATCCTGAAGTACTACCTGGGCGAGACCCCGCTGCTGCCGAACGTGGACACCTTCCGCTGCTGGCTGCCCGCTGAGCACGACGAGGTGCTCGACCGGCTGGACGAGCTGGTCACCAAGCCGGTGGAGGGCTCGGGCGGCTACGGCATCGTGTTCGGCCCGGATGCGTCGGCCAAGGAGCTTGCCGCCCAGCGCCGCCGGATCCGGAGCAACCCACGCGGGTGGATCGCGCAACCCGTAGTACAGCTGTCGACTGTGCCGACCAAGGTCGGGGAGCGGCTGCAGCCGAGACATGTGGACCTGCGGCCGTTCGCTGTGAACGACGGCGAGTCCGTGTTCGTCCTGCCCGGCGGCCTGACCCGGGTGGCGATCCCGGAGGGCAGCCTGATCGTGAACTCGTCCCAGGGCGGCGGCTCCAAGGACACCTGGGTGCTGGCGGCCAGGGCGTCCGACGAGAACGCGGAGCTGCGCGGCCGGGGCCTGGCCGCGGCCGGTCTGCGCTCGGAGGAGGCCAGTACTCCGGAGCAGGGCCCGGAGCTCAACGTCGCCCAACAGCAGCAACAGTGA
- a CDS encoding alpha-E domain-containing protein, whose translation MLARNAESLYWIGRYVERADDTARILDVSVHQLLEDATVDADTASRRLLAVLGIEPPKGTTLDVWTLTELVAMSPDRSGSIVSSISSARENTRVAREVVSSELWHCINSMWNAVPERQRAARRVGPHEFFTFVEDRAAMFAGLADSTMSRDDGWRFLVLGRSVERVDMIVRLLMSRVGDKPTSPGWVTVLRSAGAHDTYLRTYRGALDASRVVQFLLMDRLFPRSVFHALTKAEACLEELDRGPSARIGASAEASRLLGKARSDLEFLRPAELLDDLTGRLQALQVTVREVGEAVSQQYFHAVPWVEWNNAEVNL comes from the coding sequence ATGCTCGCACGTAATGCCGAGTCGCTGTACTGGATCGGCCGGTACGTCGAACGCGCGGACGACACCGCACGGATCCTCGACGTGTCGGTGCACCAACTGCTCGAGGACGCGACCGTGGACGCCGACACGGCCAGTCGCCGGCTGCTGGCCGTACTGGGTATCGAACCGCCCAAGGGAACCACGCTGGACGTGTGGACGCTGACTGAGCTCGTGGCGATGTCCCCGGACCGCTCGGGCTCGATCGTGTCGTCCATCTCCAGCGCCCGCGAGAACACCCGGGTAGCGCGAGAGGTGGTGTCCAGCGAGCTGTGGCACTGCATCAACTCGATGTGGAACGCAGTACCCGAGCGGCAGCGCGCTGCTCGCCGGGTAGGCCCACACGAGTTCTTCACCTTCGTAGAGGACCGCGCTGCGATGTTCGCCGGGCTAGCGGACTCCACGATGAGCCGGGACGACGGTTGGCGCTTCCTGGTGCTCGGCCGGTCGGTTGAGCGCGTAGACATGATCGTGCGACTGCTGATGTCCCGAGTGGGCGACAAGCCCACGTCGCCGGGGTGGGTGACAGTACTGCGGTCAGCGGGCGCCCATGACACGTACCTGCGGACGTACCGGGGTGCGCTGGATGCGTCCCGGGTAGTCCAGTTCCTGCTGATGGACCGGCTGTTCCCGCGGTCGGTGTTCCACGCGCTGACCAAGGCCGAGGCCTGCCTGGAGGAGCTCGACCGCGGCCCGTCCGCTCGCATCGGAGCGAGTGCGGAGGCCAGCAGGCTGCTCGGGAAGGCCAGGAGCGACCTGGAGTTCCTGCGCCCGGCCGAGCTGCTCGACGACCTCACCGGACGGCTGCAGGCTCTGCAGGTGACCGTGCGCGAGGTGGGCGAGGCCGTGTCGCAGCAGTACTTCCATGCAGTGCCGTGGGTGGAGTGGAACAACGCGGAGGTGAACCTGTGA
- a CDS encoding transglutaminase family protein — MKWRLRVVHTTGYRYATAVTQSYNEARLTPRSDDRQNLMVARLETIPATRSYRYTDYWGTEVNSFDLHAPHTELKVIAASVVETATQPTPDEEATWADVRSPQSLDRYGEYLEFAEYVPKNKELAAIARGLRRGLSPAETVLAVSRWVHETLTYQRGTTGVHSSAVDAWQAGEGVCQDYAHLSLAMLRAVGVPARYVSGYLHTKADAAVGETVVGESHAWIEAWTGGWWGYDPTNDIPIAHRHVWVATGRDYGDVSPLKGIYSGGAATAIDVTVDITRLA; from the coding sequence GTGAAGTGGCGTCTCCGGGTCGTCCACACGACCGGCTACAGATATGCGACAGCCGTCACACAGTCCTACAACGAAGCACGGCTCACTCCGCGCAGCGACGACCGGCAGAACCTCATGGTGGCCCGGCTGGAGACGATCCCGGCCACCCGGTCCTACCGCTACACCGACTACTGGGGCACCGAGGTCAACTCCTTCGACCTGCACGCTCCACACACCGAACTGAAGGTCATCGCGGCCTCGGTCGTCGAGACCGCCACCCAGCCCACCCCGGACGAGGAGGCGACCTGGGCAGACGTCCGCTCGCCCCAGAGCCTCGACCGGTACGGCGAGTACCTGGAGTTCGCGGAGTACGTCCCCAAGAACAAGGAGCTTGCTGCGATCGCCAGAGGCCTCCGCAGGGGGCTCAGCCCGGCAGAGACCGTCCTGGCTGTCTCTAGGTGGGTGCACGAGACCTTGACCTACCAGCGCGGCACCACTGGCGTGCACTCGTCGGCAGTGGACGCGTGGCAGGCCGGTGAAGGCGTCTGCCAGGACTACGCGCACCTGTCGCTGGCGATGCTCCGCGCTGTCGGCGTACCGGCTCGGTATGTCTCCGGTTACCTCCATACCAAGGCTGATGCGGCGGTGGGGGAGACGGTGGTCGGGGAGAGCCATGCGTGGATCGAGGCATGGACGGGTGGCTGGTGGGGGTACGACCCGACTAACGACATCCCGATCGCTCACCGGCACGTGTGGGTCGCCACTGGTCGTGACTACGGGGACGTGTCGCCGCTGAAAGGCATCTACTCGGGAGGAGCCGCCACGGCCATCGATGTCACCGTCGACATCACCCGCCTCGCCTGA
- a CDS encoding glucose 1-dehydrogenase — protein MRAMTVVPGKADSASVGEVPEPPESDGSVLVEGLLAGICGTDIELCSGLFGTGRPGADRLVIGHESLGRVLEAPAGSGFATGDLVAGIVRRPDPEPCPACARGEWDFCRNGRYTERGIKEMDGYGAERWRVDPYYAVPVPQQLGHLGVLVEPASILTKAWDQIARVGARSWYGPEHVLVTGAGPIGLLAALIASQRGYTVHVLDLATDGPKPQLVRDLGAEYLNDLSDLTVAPDVVVEATGAGQLVFDCAKLLPPAGVMCLTGISPGPASIDVQLDALTRQLVVRNAALVGTVNAAKRHYADAVDVLLAADRAWLERLITRSVPLSKWPSALTKEPGDIKVVVDLQS, from the coding sequence ATGCGGGCGATGACGGTGGTGCCGGGCAAGGCTGACTCTGCGTCGGTCGGCGAGGTACCGGAGCCGCCGGAGTCCGACGGCTCGGTCCTGGTCGAGGGACTGCTCGCAGGGATCTGCGGCACGGATATCGAGCTGTGCAGTGGCCTCTTCGGTACTGGCCGTCCAGGCGCCGACAGGCTGGTGATCGGGCATGAGTCGCTAGGTCGGGTCCTAGAGGCGCCGGCGGGCTCTGGCTTCGCTACTGGCGACTTGGTGGCAGGCATAGTCCGCCGCCCCGACCCTGAGCCCTGCCCGGCCTGCGCACGCGGCGAGTGGGACTTCTGCCGCAACGGCCGCTACACCGAACGGGGCATCAAGGAGATGGACGGCTACGGTGCCGAGCGCTGGCGAGTAGACCCGTACTACGCCGTCCCGGTTCCACAGCAACTCGGGCACCTCGGCGTACTGGTCGAGCCGGCCAGCATCCTCACCAAGGCGTGGGACCAGATCGCCAGGGTCGGCGCCCGATCCTGGTACGGCCCGGAGCACGTGCTGGTCACCGGGGCCGGACCCATCGGGCTACTGGCCGCACTGATCGCCAGCCAGCGCGGGTACACCGTGCATGTGCTCGACCTAGCCACCGACGGCCCCAAGCCGCAACTGGTGCGGGACCTCGGCGCGGAGTACCTCAATGACCTCTCCGACCTGACAGTGGCGCCCGACGTGGTGGTCGAGGCGACCGGGGCCGGGCAGCTCGTGTTCGACTGCGCCAAGCTGCTGCCACCGGCCGGTGTGATGTGCCTGACCGGGATCTCGCCCGGCCCGGCCTCCATCGACGTACAGCTGGACGCGCTGACGCGGCAGCTCGTAGTACGGAACGCTGCGCTGGTCGGGACGGTGAATGCGGCCAAGCGACACTACGCGGATGCCGTGGACGTCCTGCTGGCCGCAGACCGGGCCTGGCTGGAGCGGCTCATCACGCGGTCGGTGCCGCTCTCCAAGTGGCCGTCGGCGCTGACGAAGGAGCCGGGCGACATCAAGGTGGTCGTGGACCTCCAGAGTTGA
- a CDS encoding DUF3618 domain-containing protein, with protein sequence MSETTKARTTEQIEADIAATRARLASTVDELVDRTHPKNVAKRQVEQAKAQVFDERGQLRTQKLVAVGAAAVGVLGMLIMIRKLVGRR encoded by the coding sequence GTGTCGGAGACGACGAAGGCTCGGACCACCGAGCAGATCGAGGCGGACATCGCCGCCACCCGCGCCCGACTGGCCTCGACCGTCGATGAGCTGGTCGACCGGACGCACCCGAAGAACGTCGCCAAGCGGCAGGTCGAGCAGGCCAAGGCCCAGGTGTTCGACGAGCGCGGCCAGTTGCGCACCCAGAAGTTGGTCGCCGTCGGGGCCGCGGCGGTAGGTGTTCTCGGCATGCTGATCATGATCCGCAAGCTGGTGGGCCGCCGGTGA
- a CDS encoding GroES family chaperonin codes for MTARKRLADDKLPIRMLHDRVLVSIETEGERKSSAGILIPATAQMGRRLAWAKVVAVGSNVRTVEVGDRVLFDPEDRAEVEVRGDDYVLLRERDLHAVAAGRLEDGQTGLYL; via the coding sequence GTGACGGCTCGCAAGCGGCTGGCCGACGACAAGCTGCCGATCCGGATGCTGCACGACCGGGTGCTGGTCTCGATCGAGACCGAGGGCGAGCGCAAGTCCTCGGCCGGCATCCTGATCCCGGCGACCGCGCAGATGGGCCGCCGGCTCGCCTGGGCGAAGGTGGTGGCGGTCGGCTCCAACGTCCGGACCGTCGAGGTCGGCGACCGGGTGCTGTTCGACCCCGAGGACCGCGCCGAGGTCGAGGTCCGCGGCGACGACTACGTCCTGCTCCGCGAACGCGACCTGCACGCGGTCGCCGCCGGCCGCCTCGAAGACGGCCAGACCGGCCTCTACCTCTAG
- a CDS encoding DoxX family protein gives MNVFLWIVAGVLAAFFLAAGLTKLSQSKAKLNENPQMAWTKDFSAGTLKLIGAAEALGALGLILPGAFDIAPVLVPLAASGLAIIMIGAIITHARRKEPQPIIINAVILVLALVVAIFRFGPNSF, from the coding sequence ATGAATGTGTTTCTCTGGATCGTCGCGGGCGTCCTGGCCGCGTTCTTCCTCGCCGCGGGTCTCACCAAGCTGAGCCAATCGAAGGCCAAGCTCAACGAGAACCCGCAGATGGCCTGGACCAAGGACTTCTCCGCGGGCACGCTCAAGCTGATCGGCGCCGCCGAGGCGCTCGGCGCTCTCGGCCTGATCCTGCCGGGCGCCTTCGACATCGCTCCGGTGCTCGTCCCGCTGGCCGCATCCGGCCTGGCGATCATCATGATCGGCGCGATCATCACCCACGCCCGGCGCAAGGAGCCGCAGCCGATCATCATCAACGCGGTGATCCTGGTACTGGCCCTGGTGGTCGCGATCTTCCGCTTCGGCCCGAACAGCTTCTGA
- a CDS encoding MarR family winged helix-turn-helix transcriptional regulator — protein MTGEDEVRWLAPDELAAWMSLAALMFKLPGALDYQLQRDSGLTHFEYLVMAGLSESPNRSRRMSELAGFANGSLSRLSHVVKRLEKRGFVVRRPDVEDGRITVAELTEAGWEQVVAAAPGHVAAVREYVIDALTPEQLAQLKEIGDAIHRKVDPGRSC, from the coding sequence ATGACCGGGGAGGATGAGGTGCGCTGGCTCGCGCCGGACGAGCTCGCGGCCTGGATGTCGCTTGCGGCACTGATGTTCAAGCTGCCCGGCGCGCTCGACTATCAGCTGCAGCGCGACTCGGGGCTGACTCATTTCGAGTACCTGGTGATGGCCGGGCTGTCCGAGTCGCCGAACCGCTCGCGCCGGATGAGCGAGTTGGCCGGCTTCGCAAACGGGTCGCTCTCCAGGCTGTCGCATGTGGTGAAGCGACTCGAGAAGCGTGGCTTCGTCGTACGCAGGCCAGACGTCGAGGATGGCCGGATCACGGTCGCCGAGCTCACCGAGGCTGGGTGGGAGCAGGTCGTCGCGGCGGCACCGGGGCATGTGGCGGCCGTACGGGAGTACGTGATCGATGCGCTGACTCCTGAGCAGTTGGCGCAGCTCAAGGAGATCGGCGACGCGATCCACCGGAAGGTCGATCCGGGCAGGTCCTGCTAA
- a CDS encoding TetR/AcrR family transcriptional regulator, which translates to MSKGEETRAAVLDEAARQVSLVGLGGLTIGLLAERTGLSKSGLFGHFRSKEQLQVAVIDWAGELFAERVLRPALKEPRGEPRLRELFDRKLRWDNGDLALPGGCFFTSVSAELDDAPPGPVRDRVVQIERDYVDTITTVFRTGISEGQFRPDADPEQYAFDIRGVLMSYHLASRLLADPQAEDRARAAFEALLRAARI; encoded by the coding sequence GTGAGCAAGGGTGAAGAGACGCGCGCCGCGGTATTGGACGAGGCGGCCCGCCAGGTCAGCCTGGTCGGGCTCGGCGGTCTCACCATCGGGCTGCTCGCGGAGCGGACCGGTCTTTCGAAGAGCGGGCTGTTCGGGCATTTCCGGTCCAAGGAGCAGTTGCAGGTCGCGGTGATCGACTGGGCCGGCGAGCTGTTCGCCGAGCGGGTGTTGCGGCCGGCGCTCAAGGAGCCGCGCGGCGAGCCCCGGTTGCGGGAGTTGTTCGACCGCAAACTGCGCTGGGACAACGGCGATCTCGCCTTGCCTGGCGGGTGTTTCTTCACCAGCGTGTCGGCCGAGCTGGACGACGCGCCGCCCGGACCCGTGCGCGATCGGGTGGTGCAGATCGAGCGCGACTACGTCGACACGATCACCACCGTCTTCCGGACCGGGATCAGCGAGGGGCAGTTCCGTCCCGACGCGGACCCGGAGCAGTACGCCTTCGACATCCGCGGTGTGCTGATGTCGTACCACCTGGCCAGTCGGTTGCTGGCCGACCCCCAGGCCGAGGATCGGGCCCGCGCCGCTTTCGAGGCGCTGCTCCGGGCGGCCAGGATCTGA
- a CDS encoding alpha/beta fold hydrolase, producing the protein MAAKKSTNGRSINRQRRIFQVLEWVAPAVGAKMLDTIWFRLPEVSEKAKRLRVELPEPVLLELPFENGLVRGRSWGDGPTIYLVHGWGGWGLQLAAFIPPLLEAGFRVVAFDAPSHGESEPGRDGAQRSTLPELADAFEAVVAAYGPAYGVIAHSLGAAAVTLALRDGFGTRRIVFLATATDFREGLVQYEAHLGFGPRIRNGFLRRFNRRFGPMESYTVPVIVDALAEERELPALLVIHDRSDRETSPDGSIAVVNVWPDAKLHLTDGLGHNRVLRDPTVVEAATTFLTEGSTERAVADHPEAAQETMQG; encoded by the coding sequence ATGGCGGCGAAGAAAAGCACGAACGGTCGGTCGATAAATAGACAGCGCAGGATCTTCCAGGTGCTCGAGTGGGTCGCGCCGGCGGTGGGCGCGAAGATGCTGGACACCATCTGGTTCCGCCTGCCCGAGGTCTCCGAGAAGGCCAAGCGGCTGCGGGTGGAGTTGCCGGAACCGGTGCTGCTGGAGTTGCCGTTCGAGAACGGTCTGGTGCGTGGGCGTAGTTGGGGTGATGGGCCGACGATCTATCTCGTTCATGGGTGGGGCGGGTGGGGGCTTCAGCTGGCCGCGTTCATTCCGCCGTTGCTCGAGGCGGGCTTCCGTGTGGTCGCCTTCGATGCGCCGAGTCATGGAGAGTCCGAACCTGGTCGCGACGGGGCACAGCGGTCGACGTTGCCGGAGTTGGCTGATGCGTTCGAAGCGGTGGTCGCGGCGTACGGACCGGCGTACGGGGTGATCGCGCATTCGCTGGGGGCGGCTGCGGTGACCTTGGCGTTGCGGGACGGGTTCGGCACGCGGCGGATCGTGTTTCTCGCGACGGCGACCGACTTCCGTGAGGGGCTGGTGCAGTACGAGGCCCACCTCGGCTTCGGCCCCCGCATCAGGAACGGCTTCCTGCGTCGGTTCAATCGCAGGTTCGGCCCGATGGAGAGCTACACCGTCCCGGTGATCGTCGACGCCCTGGCCGAGGAGCGCGAGCTGCCCGCCCTGCTGGTGATCCACGACCGCTCGGACCGCGAAACCTCGCCCGACGGCAGCATCGCCGTCGTCAACGTCTGGCCGGACGCCAAACTCCACCTGACCGATGGCCTGGGCCACAACCGGGTCCTCCGCGACCCCACTGTCGTCGAGGCGGCCACCACCTTCCTCACCGAAGGTTCCACAGAGCGGGCGGTCGCTGACCACCCGGAAGCCGCACAGGAGACAATGCAGGGGTGA
- the dapC gene encoding succinyldiaminopimelate transaminase, with protein MTFAPTSSRLPDFPWDKLAPFKQKAAAHPDGIVDLSIGSPVDPVPELVKKALADAADAPAYPTTIGTGTARQAAVDWLARRLDVPNVDPQHGILPVIGTKELIMLLPTLLGIGAGDTVLIPDLAYPTYEAGAALARATSVPVADPTQYDGPVRVAYLNSPRNPSGQITSADELRAAVEWARANEVLLVSDECYMEFGWDAKPVSVLHPDVCGGSFDNLLAVHSLSKRSNLAGYRAGFVAGDEAVVAELLAVRKHAGLMVPSPIQAAMAAAFADDTHVDEQRGRYLRRRTVLRDALTAAGWEITLSQGGLYLWASNPAYDAYGSVEALSERGILVAPGVFYGTAGERHVRVALTGTDERIDAAVKRLHE; from the coding sequence GTGACCTTCGCACCCACCTCCAGTCGTCTGCCCGACTTTCCCTGGGACAAGCTCGCCCCCTTCAAGCAGAAGGCGGCGGCTCACCCCGACGGGATCGTGGACCTCTCGATCGGTAGCCCGGTCGACCCGGTGCCTGAGCTGGTGAAGAAGGCTCTGGCGGACGCTGCCGACGCACCGGCGTACCCGACGACCATCGGGACCGGTACTGCGCGCCAGGCGGCCGTCGACTGGCTTGCCCGGCGGCTGGACGTGCCGAACGTCGACCCGCAGCACGGCATCCTCCCGGTGATCGGCACCAAGGAGCTGATCATGCTGCTGCCGACACTGCTCGGCATCGGCGCCGGTGACACCGTACTGATCCCTGACCTCGCCTACCCGACGTACGAGGCCGGTGCAGCGCTCGCCCGGGCGACCAGCGTCCCGGTTGCCGACCCCACGCAGTACGACGGCCCGGTACGGGTCGCCTACCTCAACTCCCCGCGCAACCCGTCCGGCCAGATCACCTCTGCCGACGAGCTGCGCGCAGCTGTCGAGTGGGCCCGGGCCAATGAGGTGCTGCTGGTCAGCGACGAGTGCTACATGGAGTTCGGCTGGGACGCCAAGCCGGTGTCGGTGCTGCACCCGGACGTCTGCGGCGGTAGCTTCGACAACCTGCTCGCAGTGCACTCGCTGTCCAAGCGTTCCAACCTCGCTGGCTACCGTGCGGGCTTCGTAGCGGGCGACGAGGCAGTGGTCGCCGAACTGCTCGCAGTACGCAAGCACGCCGGCCTCATGGTCCCGTCGCCGATCCAGGCCGCCATGGCTGCCGCCTTCGCCGACGACACGCATGTAGACGAGCAGCGCGGCCGGTACCTCCGCCGCCGGACGGTACTGCGGGATGCGCTGACCGCTGCCGGCTGGGAGATCACCTTGTCGCAGGGTGGCCTCTACCTGTGGGCCAGCAACCCGGCGTACGACGCCTATGGCTCTGTCGAGGCACTGTCCGAGCGCGGCATCCTCGTCGCGCCGGGTGTCTTCTACGGCACGGCAGGCGAGCGGCACGTGCGGGTCGCGCTGACCGGTACCGACGAGCGGATCGACGCCGCCGTGAAGAGATTGCACGAATAG
- a CDS encoding M15 family metallopeptidase: MKARALGSAAFMAALCLGLVPAIATAAENPTPPATPPAAVEVTTPTPAPVESPTTPPPTPTPPATPPPTPAVATPITLNQPANTWEDRPITLTGRMESGLANWYLTLWQKQGTTWVLRGSTRTIADGAYKFLYTWPAPGAAVFRVVIGNKNPGTLGSSPDRTATVLDRTLVMNKPAASYTVLTGVTLTGKLTPPEPGKKLVGLQDRYGGKWRTLTSAWIAANGTFAVPVPDNLPSTKTVRVITLGVPAAAVEASGYAVITIKALLNAKVALVGAGYVNKTYRSGCPVRPSQLRLLTLNYWGFDGLVHRGELIVRDAAVAKMITVWTASFNAKFPIRRMQRVDLFGGSDVKAMLADDTSVFNCRQVTGNPYALSPHSYGYAIDINTVENPYLAANNVWYPSNGLAYRNRSTVRPGMLFSTSAPTKALRSAGFFWGAGWRQPDYQHFEPQ; the protein is encoded by the coding sequence ATGAAGGCTCGTGCCTTGGGTTCGGCCGCTTTCATGGCGGCGCTGTGCCTCGGACTGGTTCCAGCGATCGCAACAGCCGCGGAGAACCCGACACCACCTGCGACCCCACCGGCCGCGGTTGAGGTGACCACACCGACGCCGGCACCGGTCGAGTCACCAACGACACCACCACCGACCCCGACGCCACCAGCGACCCCACCGCCGACCCCGGCAGTGGCGACGCCGATCACGCTGAACCAGCCGGCCAACACCTGGGAGGACCGGCCGATTACGCTCACCGGCCGGATGGAGAGCGGCCTGGCGAACTGGTACCTGACCCTGTGGCAGAAGCAGGGCACCACCTGGGTACTGCGCGGCTCGACTCGCACGATCGCCGACGGCGCCTACAAGTTCCTCTACACCTGGCCGGCTCCCGGTGCGGCCGTCTTCCGGGTGGTGATCGGCAACAAGAACCCGGGCACTCTCGGCTCCTCACCGGACCGCACGGCCACAGTGCTCGACCGCACGCTGGTGATGAACAAGCCGGCCGCGTCGTACACCGTGCTGACCGGTGTGACGCTGACGGGCAAGCTCACCCCGCCCGAGCCCGGCAAGAAGCTCGTCGGCCTGCAGGACCGGTACGGCGGCAAGTGGCGGACCCTGACGAGTGCCTGGATCGCGGCCAACGGGACGTTCGCAGTACCGGTGCCGGACAACCTGCCCTCGACCAAGACCGTCCGGGTCATCACGCTTGGCGTCCCGGCAGCCGCTGTCGAAGCCTCCGGGTATGCCGTGATCACGATCAAGGCCCTGCTCAATGCGAAGGTCGCCCTCGTCGGGGCGGGGTACGTCAACAAGACCTACCGGTCCGGCTGCCCGGTGAGGCCGTCGCAGCTGCGCCTGCTGACCTTGAACTACTGGGGTTTCGACGGTCTCGTCCACCGGGGTGAGCTGATCGTCCGGGACGCGGCCGTGGCGAAGATGATCACCGTCTGGACCGCGAGCTTCAACGCGAAGTTCCCGATCCGGCGGATGCAGCGCGTCGACCTGTTCGGCGGCAGCGACGTCAAGGCGATGCTCGCCGACGACACCTCGGTCTTCAACTGCCGCCAGGTGACCGGCAACCCGTATGCGCTCTCGCCGCACTCCTACGGCTACGCGATCGACATCAACACCGTTGAGAACCCGTACCTCGCAGCGAACAACGTCTGGTACCCGTCGAACGGCCTGGCCTACCGCAACCGGTCGACCGTCCGCCCCGGCATGCTGTTCAGCACCAGCGCGCCGACCAAGGCACTGCGCAGCGCAGGCTTCTTCTGGGGAGCCGGCTGGCGTCAGCCCGACTACCAGCACTTCGAGCCCCAGTGA